A single region of the Yersinia entomophaga genome encodes:
- the mlaF gene encoding phospholipid ABC transporter ATP-binding protein MlaF has product MNQPVSNLIEIRRMSFTRGERPIFTDINMTVPKGKVTAIMGPSGIGKTTLLRLIGGQLTPDAGEIWFDGDNIPSLSRHRLYDVRKKMSMLFQSGALFTDLTVFENVAFPLREHGHLPEELLHSTVMMKLEAVGLRGAANLMPAELSGGMARRAALARAIALDPELIMFDEPFVGQDPITMGVLVKLIDELNHALGVTCVVVSHDVPEVLSIADYAYIVADQHVIAEGTPKQLQTNSDPRVRQFLDGIADGPVPFRFPAGDYKTELLG; this is encoded by the coding sequence ATGAATCAGCCGGTGTCTAATCTGATTGAGATCCGTAGGATGAGTTTTACCCGCGGAGAGCGCCCTATTTTTACAGATATCAACATGACCGTACCTAAGGGCAAAGTCACCGCTATTATGGGGCCGTCGGGTATAGGAAAAACCACGCTGCTGCGTTTGATTGGCGGGCAGCTAACTCCGGACGCCGGTGAAATCTGGTTTGATGGCGATAATATTCCATCACTTTCCAGACATCGCCTGTATGACGTGCGTAAAAAAATGAGCATGTTGTTCCAGTCTGGAGCTTTGTTTACCGATTTGACGGTGTTTGAAAACGTGGCTTTTCCGCTGCGCGAACATGGTCATCTACCGGAAGAACTGCTACACAGCACGGTGATGATGAAGCTGGAAGCCGTGGGGCTGCGCGGTGCGGCAAATCTTATGCCGGCCGAGCTTTCGGGCGGTATGGCTCGTCGTGCGGCGCTGGCGCGGGCTATTGCATTGGATCCTGAACTCATCATGTTTGATGAGCCTTTTGTCGGGCAGGACCCAATCACTATGGGGGTATTGGTTAAGCTGATTGATGAGCTGAATCATGCGTTGGGCGTAACCTGCGTCGTGGTTTCTCACGATGTGCCAGAAGTGCTTAGCATCGCGGATTATGCCTATATCGTTGCCGATCAGCATGTTATTGCTGAAGGAACGCCGAAGCAGTTACAAACCAATAGCGATCCTCGGGTGCGTCAATTCCTGGATGGCATCGCTGACGGGCCGGTACCATTCCGTTTCCCGGCGGGCGATTATAAAACCGAGCTATTAGGCTGA
- a CDS encoding calcium/sodium antiporter has protein sequence MFLAIALLIVGLVLLVYGADRLVYGAAVLSRSLGVPPLIIGMTIVGIGTSLPELIVSVTAALNNQTDMAVGNVIGSNITNLLLIIGGAAFIRPLTVRSEILQRELPLMLVVTVLCGFVLSNNYLSQWDGVILLTAAAAFITLMLKIARLAHNEGNDILTREQLSELPQDSSNTVACLWLVLAFIILPLSAKIVVDNATVIARFFGLSELVIGLTVIAIGTSLPELATSIAGALKGEDDMAIGNIIGSNIFNIVIVLGVPALLSPGAINPEAFQRDYWVMLVVSVIFTLLCLGRKQRIGHLAGALLLCGFIAYLAVLFFAPFSAVL, from the coding sequence ATGTTTCTTGCGATAGCATTATTAATCGTTGGCTTGGTTTTATTGGTGTACGGCGCGGATCGCCTGGTGTACGGCGCCGCCGTTTTGTCCCGCTCGTTAGGTGTTCCACCGTTAATTATCGGTATGACCATTGTCGGCATCGGCACCTCTCTACCTGAATTGATTGTTTCAGTTACGGCCGCACTCAATAACCAAACCGATATGGCGGTGGGTAACGTTATCGGCTCAAACATTACCAATTTGCTGCTGATTATTGGCGGAGCCGCGTTTATTCGCCCGCTGACGGTAAGATCAGAAATTCTGCAACGAGAACTCCCGTTAATGTTGGTGGTCACTGTTCTGTGCGGCTTTGTGCTATCTAACAATTATCTTAGCCAATGGGATGGGGTTATTTTACTGACTGCCGCCGCCGCTTTTATCACCCTGATGTTGAAGATTGCCCGTCTGGCGCACAATGAAGGTAACGATATTCTTACCCGCGAGCAATTATCAGAATTGCCTCAGGACAGCAGTAATACCGTGGCCTGTCTGTGGCTGGTGCTGGCGTTTATTATATTACCGCTTTCCGCCAAAATTGTGGTTGATAATGCCACGGTGATTGCCCGCTTCTTTGGGCTGAGTGAGTTAGTCATTGGTTTAACAGTGATTGCCATCGGCACCAGCCTGCCAGAATTGGCGACTTCTATAGCCGGCGCACTAAAAGGCGAGGATGATATGGCCATCGGTAATATCATCGGCTCCAATATTTTTAATATCGTGATCGTATTGGGCGTACCGGCGTTATTGTCTCCGGGTGCAATTAATCCGGAAGCTTTCCAGCGAGATTACTGGGTAATGCTGGTTGTAAGCGTCATATTTACCCTACTTTGCCTTGGGCGAAAACAACGAATCGGTCATCTGGCCGGCGCTCTGTTATTATGTGGCTTTATCGCGTACCTTGCGGTGCTATTTTTCGCCCCTTTCAGCGCAGTATTATAA
- the kdsD gene encoding arabinose-5-phosphate isomerase KdsD — protein sequence MSNVALHPDVDFQQAGKQVLQIERDGLAELDQYINEDFARACEKMFHCQGKIVVMGMGKSGHIGCKIAATFASTGSPAFFVHPGEASHGDLGMVTPQDIVLAISNSGESNEILALIPVLKRQRIPLICMTNNPNSTMGKAADIHLCIKVPQEACPLGLAPTTSTTATLVMGDALAVALLKARGFTQEDFALSHPGGALGRKLLLRISDIMHTGDDIPHVSPDASLRDALLEITRKNLGLTVICNDLMKIEGIFTDGDLRRVFDMGIDLNNAKIADVMTRGGVRVRPNILAVDALNLMESRHITALLVADGDQLLGVVHMHDMLRAGVV from the coding sequence ATGTCGAACGTTGCTTTGCATCCGGATGTAGATTTTCAACAGGCCGGTAAACAGGTATTACAGATCGAACGTGATGGCCTGGCCGAACTTGATCAATATATTAATGAAGATTTCGCTCGCGCCTGCGAGAAAATGTTCCATTGTCAGGGCAAGATCGTCGTGATGGGCATGGGGAAATCTGGCCACATCGGTTGCAAAATTGCGGCCACCTTCGCCAGTACCGGTTCACCGGCCTTCTTTGTACATCCGGGGGAAGCTAGCCACGGCGATTTGGGAATGGTAACACCGCAGGATATCGTGCTGGCCATTTCTAATTCCGGCGAATCCAACGAGATTCTGGCATTGATTCCGGTGTTGAAACGTCAACGCATTCCATTGATCTGTATGACGAACAATCCAAACAGCACCATGGGCAAGGCCGCAGATATTCATTTATGCATCAAAGTGCCGCAGGAAGCCTGCCCACTGGGTCTGGCGCCAACCACCAGCACTACCGCGACCTTGGTGATGGGCGATGCATTAGCCGTCGCGCTGCTGAAAGCCCGTGGCTTTACTCAGGAAGACTTCGCGCTGTCCCATCCCGGCGGCGCACTGGGGCGTAAACTACTCTTGCGCATCAGCGATATCATGCACACTGGCGATGATATTCCCCACGTCAGTCCCGATGCTTCGCTGCGTGATGCATTATTAGAGATCACTCGGAAGAATCTTGGTTTAACCGTTATCTGTAACGACTTGATGAAGATCGAGGGTATCTTTACCGACGGCGACTTACGCCGCGTATTTGATATGGGTATCGACCTGAATAACGCCAAAATTGCCGATGTAATGACCCGCGGCGGCGTTCGGGTACGCCCGAATATTCTGGCGGTTGATGCGCTAAATCTGATGGAATCACGTCATATCACCGCGCTATTAGTGGCTGACGGTGACCAATTATTGGGCGTGGTTCATATGCATGACATGCTGAGAGCAGGCGTCGTATAA
- the kdsC gene encoding 3-deoxy-manno-octulosonate-8-phosphatase KdsC, with product MSNTEYADTCYGPVTADVMQRAAKIRLLICDVDGVMSDGLIFMGNDGEELKSFNVRDGYGIRCLLTSGIEVAIITGRSAKLLEDRAKTLGITHLYQGQPNKLLAYGELLDTLSCQPEEVAYIGDDLIDWPVMAQVGLSVAVADAHPLLLPKAHYVTRINGGRGAVRELCDLILLAQDKLEGAEGLSI from the coding sequence ATGAGTAACACTGAGTATGCGGACACTTGCTACGGGCCGGTAACCGCAGATGTAATGCAAAGAGCGGCCAAAATCCGGCTGCTGATTTGCGACGTGGACGGCGTGATGTCCGACGGCCTGATTTTTATGGGCAACGATGGCGAAGAGCTGAAAAGCTTTAATGTCCGCGATGGTTATGGCATCCGCTGCCTGCTCACCTCTGGGATTGAAGTGGCCATTATCACCGGCCGTTCAGCAAAGTTACTGGAAGACCGAGCTAAAACCTTGGGGATTACTCATCTTTACCAAGGGCAACCCAATAAGCTTTTGGCCTATGGTGAACTGTTAGATACACTCTCCTGTCAGCCTGAGGAAGTCGCGTACATCGGTGACGACCTGATTGACTGGCCGGTGATGGCACAGGTTGGTTTATCCGTAGCGGTGGCAGATGCCCACCCTCTGCTGCTACCTAAAGCACATTATGTTACGCGGATAAACGGCGGGCGCGGTGCAGTGCGTGAATTATGCGATTTAATACTGCTCGCGCAGGATAAGCTGGAAGGTGCCGAAGGGTTGTCGATATGA
- the lptC gene encoding LPS export ABC transporter periplasmic protein LptC, translating into MSKTKFWITLILALITLSLIGWNFSGFNQKDQNIPVDDNEPTYQSQHTVTVVYNPVGKLNYKLVAEDVKNYTTKEVTWFTKPVMTMFDENAVATWSVRADRAKLTDDRMLYLYGNVVVDSLTTTSQLQKIKTDNAQVNLITQDVSSDDEVTLYGIGFTSNGMKMRGNLRNKTAELIEKVKTYYEIQK; encoded by the coding sequence ATGAGTAAAACAAAATTTTGGATCACGCTAATACTGGCGTTGATTACGCTGTCGCTGATTGGCTGGAACTTTTCCGGATTTAATCAGAAAGATCAGAATATTCCAGTCGACGATAATGAACCGACCTACCAAAGTCAGCATACGGTGACGGTAGTTTATAATCCGGTCGGTAAACTCAATTACAAACTGGTGGCGGAAGATGTTAAAAATTACACCACCAAAGAGGTGACCTGGTTTACCAAACCGGTCATGACCATGTTTGATGAAAATGCCGTAGCGACTTGGTCAGTCCGCGCCGATCGCGCCAAACTGACCGATGACAGAATGCTGTATTTATACGGTAATGTGGTCGTGGACAGTTTAACCACCACTTCGCAATTGCAGAAAATCAAAACCGATAATGCGCAGGTTAATTTGATCACTCAGGATGTATCCTCAGACGATGAAGTTACCCTTTATGGCATTGGGTTTACATCTAACGGCATGAAAATGCGTGGGAATTTGCGGAACAAAACCGCCGAGCTGATTGAAAAGGTTAAAACCTATTATGAAATCCAAAAATAA
- the lptA gene encoding lipopolysaccharide ABC transporter substrate-binding protein LptA, producing MKSKNKMRHLLIASSLLVASVPALALTGDTDQPINITSDKQALDMTGNTATFTDNVIVKQGSIEIKADKMVITRPGGDQSKTVIEGFGNPVTFYQMQDNGKPVKGHGQKLRYEVAKEFVILTGNAYLEQLDSNIKGDKITYLVKEQQMEAFSDKGKRVTTVLLPSQLQDKGPNANGQKKSK from the coding sequence ATGAAATCCAAAAATAAAATGCGTCACCTCCTGATTGCCAGCTCGCTTTTGGTCGCAAGCGTTCCGGCTCTGGCATTAACCGGCGATACCGATCAGCCAATTAATATTACGTCGGATAAACAAGCTCTGGACATGACCGGTAATACCGCCACTTTCACGGACAATGTGATCGTGAAGCAAGGTAGTATCGAAATTAAAGCCGATAAAATGGTTATTACTCGTCCCGGCGGCGATCAAAGTAAAACGGTGATCGAAGGTTTTGGTAATCCGGTGACTTTCTATCAAATGCAGGACAACGGGAAACCGGTAAAAGGCCACGGCCAGAAACTGCGTTATGAAGTGGCCAAAGAATTCGTTATTTTGACCGGTAATGCCTATCTGGAACAGCTGGATAGCAATATCAAAGGTGACAAAATCACCTACCTGGTGAAAGAGCAGCAAATGGAAGCCTTCAGTGATAAAGGCAAGCGAGTCACCACCGTGCTATTACCATCCCAGTTACAAGACAAAGGCCCAAACGCTAACGGCCAAAAGAAGAGTAAGTAA
- the lptB gene encoding LPS export ABC transporter ATP-binding protein — protein MATLIAEKLAKAYKGRKVVEDVSLKVNSGEIVGLLGPNGAGKTTTFYMVVGIVQRDAGRIVIDEEDISLLPLHERARRGIGYLPQEASIFRRLSVYNNLMAVLEIRNDLSGEQRKERAEELMEEFHITHLRDSLGQSLSGGERRRVEIARALAANPKFILLDEPFAGVDPISVIDIKKIIEHLRDSGLGVLITDHNVRETLDVCERAYIVSQGHLIAHGTPQEILADEQVKRVYLGEEFRL, from the coding sequence ATGGCAACATTAATCGCAGAAAAGCTGGCTAAGGCTTACAAAGGCCGTAAAGTGGTCGAAGACGTTAGCCTGAAAGTGAATTCCGGTGAGATCGTTGGCCTGCTGGGCCCAAACGGTGCCGGTAAAACCACCACTTTCTATATGGTTGTCGGTATCGTTCAACGGGACGCCGGGCGTATCGTGATTGATGAAGAAGATATCAGTCTGCTGCCGTTGCATGAACGCGCTCGTCGCGGGATTGGCTATCTGCCGCAGGAGGCCTCTATCTTCCGCCGCCTGAGCGTCTATAACAACCTGATGGCCGTGCTGGAAATTCGCAACGACTTGTCCGGCGAACAACGTAAAGAGCGTGCTGAAGAGCTGATGGAAGAATTTCATATCACCCATCTGCGCGACAGCCTAGGGCAATCTCTTTCCGGTGGTGAACGTCGCCGTGTGGAAATCGCCCGCGCGCTGGCAGCTAATCCAAAATTCATCCTGCTGGATGAGCCTTTTGCAGGCGTCGATCCTATTTCCGTGATTGATATCAAGAAGATTATCGAGCATCTGCGTGACAGTGGCCTTGGCGTACTGATTACCGACCATAACGTGCGGGAAACGCTGGACGTTTGTGAACGAGCCTATATCGTCAGCCAGGGGCACTTAATCGCCCACGGCACGCCGCAAGAAATTCTGGCGGATGAGCAGGTTAAGCGCGTCTATTTAGGCGAAGAATTCCGCCTTTGA
- the rpoN gene encoding RNA polymerase factor sigma-54 translates to MKQGLQLRFSQQLAMTPQLQQAIRLLQLSTLELQQEIQLALESNPLLEQTDVHEEVDAKEVEERDDLDTREALEQKDMPEELPLDATWDEIYTAGTPSGMGNDYSDDELPVYQGETTQSLQDYLMWQVELTPFSDTDSAIATSIVDAVDNTGYLTVPLEDILESMGDESLTLEEVEAVLKRIQHFDPIGVAARNLRECLLVQLSQYAKETPYLNEAKLIVSDYLDLLGNHDFRTMIRLSRLKEDTLKEAIALIQSLDPRPGQSINTGESEYVIPDVLVRKERSGWTVELNADSIPRLKINQQYAAMGGSARNDSDGQFIRSNLQEAKWLIKSLESRNETLLKVARCIVEQQIEFFENGEEHMKPMVLADIAQAVDMHESTISRVTTQKFLHSPRGIFELKYFFSSHVNTESGGEASSTAIRALVKKLVAAENPAKPLSDSKLTTLLCEQGIMVARRTVAKYRESLSIPPSNQRKQLV, encoded by the coding sequence ATGAAGCAAGGTTTGCAACTCAGGTTCAGCCAACAGCTGGCCATGACCCCCCAACTCCAACAGGCTATCCGTTTGTTGCAGCTCTCTACGCTTGAGCTTCAGCAGGAGATTCAGTTGGCGCTGGAAAGCAACCCGCTGCTTGAGCAAACGGATGTCCACGAAGAAGTCGACGCCAAAGAGGTTGAGGAGCGGGACGATCTGGATACCCGCGAAGCCCTTGAACAAAAGGATATGCCGGAAGAACTGCCGTTAGACGCGACTTGGGATGAAATTTATACCGCCGGTACGCCTTCAGGTATGGGTAATGATTACAGCGACGATGAACTGCCGGTTTATCAGGGTGAAACGACCCAGTCTCTGCAAGATTACCTGATGTGGCAGGTGGAACTGACGCCGTTTTCCGATACCGATAGCGCCATCGCGACCTCCATCGTCGATGCGGTGGATAACACTGGCTATCTCACCGTGCCGCTGGAAGATATTCTGGAAAGCATGGGTGATGAAAGCCTGACGCTAGAAGAAGTGGAAGCGGTGCTAAAACGCATCCAGCATTTTGATCCTATTGGCGTAGCGGCGCGCAATCTACGGGAATGTCTGTTGGTTCAGCTCTCTCAGTATGCAAAAGAGACGCCTTATCTGAACGAAGCCAAGTTGATCGTCAGCGATTATCTGGATTTGTTAGGTAACCATGATTTCCGCACGATGATCCGCTTAAGTCGCTTAAAAGAAGATACACTTAAAGAAGCGATCGCGCTGATTCAGTCTTTGGATCCGCGCCCCGGCCAGTCGATCAATACCGGTGAGTCCGAGTATGTGATTCCTGACGTTCTCGTACGCAAAGAACGCAGCGGTTGGACGGTAGAACTGAACGCGGACAGCATTCCGCGCCTGAAAATCAATCAGCAGTATGCCGCCATGGGTGGCAGCGCGCGTAATGACAGCGACGGTCAGTTTATTCGCAGTAATCTGCAAGAGGCAAAATGGCTGATTAAAAGCCTGGAAAGCCGCAACGAAACGCTGCTTAAAGTAGCGCGTTGTATTGTCGAACAGCAGATTGAGTTCTTTGAAAACGGTGAAGAACATATGAAACCCATGGTACTGGCGGATATCGCGCAGGCCGTGGATATGCATGAATCGACGATTTCCCGCGTGACTACGCAGAAGTTCCTGCACAGCCCACGGGGTATTTTCGAGCTAAAGTATTTTTTCTCCAGCCATGTGAATACCGAAAGCGGAGGCGAAGCCTCTTCTACGGCGATCCGGGCATTGGTGAAGAAGTTGGTGGCGGCAGAAAACCCTGCCAAACCACTGAGCGACAGCAAGCTAACCACCCTGCTTTGCGAGCAAGGCATTATGGTGGCGCGGCGAACCGTTGCGAAATACCGAGAGTCGTTATCCATCCCGCCGTCCAATCAACGTAAACAGTTGGTTTGA
- the hpf gene encoding ribosome hibernation promoting factor, with protein MQLNITGHHVEITEPLREFVTTKFAKLEQYFDRINQVYVVLSLEKVQQIAEATVHVNGGELHATSEHQDMYAAIDGLIDKLARQLNKHKDKLKQH; from the coding sequence ATGCAGCTCAACATTACCGGACATCACGTCGAGATAACCGAACCTTTACGCGAATTTGTTACCACGAAATTTGCCAAACTTGAGCAATACTTCGATCGTATTAATCAGGTCTATGTGGTTTTAAGCTTGGAGAAAGTGCAACAAATAGCGGAAGCGACAGTCCATGTGAATGGAGGAGAGTTGCATGCAACCTCGGAACACCAGGATATGTATGCGGCCATTGACGGTCTGATCGATAAATTAGCCCGTCAATTAAACAAACATAAAGATAAATTAAAGCAACATTAA
- the ptsN gene encoding PTS IIA-like nitrogen regulatory protein PtsN — protein MTNDLAMQLDSVLNIECTKSSVHCSSKKRALEIISELAAKQLNLPSQVVFDAVLTRERMGSTGIGNGIAIPHGKLEEDTLRAVGVFIRLDQPIAFDAIDNQPVDLLFALLVPADQCKTHLHTLSLVAKRLADKTVCRRLRAAQSDDELYQIITEVPAETQ, from the coding sequence ATGACCAACGATTTAGCCATGCAATTAGACTCGGTATTAAATATCGAGTGCACCAAAAGCTCCGTTCACTGCTCGAGTAAAAAACGGGCACTGGAAATCATCAGCGAGCTTGCTGCCAAGCAGCTTAACTTGCCGTCACAGGTCGTTTTCGACGCTGTGCTAACCCGCGAACGTATGGGCAGTACCGGTATTGGTAATGGCATCGCCATTCCTCACGGCAAGTTAGAGGAAGACACGCTGCGTGCCGTCGGCGTTTTCATTCGTCTGGATCAACCTATCGCTTTTGATGCTATTGATAATCAGCCGGTTGACCTGTTATTTGCCTTGCTGGTTCCAGCCGATCAATGTAAAACCCACCTACATACTTTATCTTTAGTCGCTAAACGATTAGCAGATAAAACAGTGTGTCGACGTTTACGAGCGGCACAAAGTGATGATGAGCTGTATCAAATCATTACAGAAGTTCCGGCTGAAACTCAATGA
- the rapZ gene encoding RNase adapter RapZ, with protein MVLMIVSGRSGSGKSVALRALEDMGFYCVDNLPVVLLPQLAQTLADLNISAAVSIDVRNMPESPEVFEHAMAQLPDTFSPQLLFLDADRNTLIRRYSDTRRLHPLSNKNLSLESAIDEESALLEPLRSRADLIIDTSEMSVHELAEMLRTRLLGKRERELTIVFESFGFKHGLPIDADYVFDVRFLPNPHWDPKLRPMTGLDRPVAAFLDRHTEVHNFIYQTRSYLEQWLPMLETNNRSYLTVAIGCTGGKHRSVYVAEQLADYFRSRGKNVQSRHRTLEKRK; from the coding sequence ATGGTGCTGATGATTGTCAGCGGCCGTTCCGGTTCAGGGAAGTCTGTTGCCTTACGTGCCCTTGAAGATATGGGCTTTTATTGCGTCGACAACTTGCCCGTTGTGCTATTGCCACAGCTGGCGCAAACGCTCGCTGACCTGAACATCTCCGCTGCGGTAAGTATTGATGTCCGCAATATGCCGGAATCTCCGGAGGTATTCGAACATGCCATGGCTCAGTTGCCGGACACTTTCTCACCGCAGCTGCTGTTTTTGGATGCCGATCGCAATACCTTGATTCGCCGCTACAGCGATACTCGCCGCCTGCATCCTCTCTCCAATAAGAATCTGTCGTTGGAAAGCGCTATCGATGAAGAAAGCGCCCTGCTGGAGCCACTGCGCTCGCGCGCCGATCTGATTATCGATACCTCGGAAATGTCGGTGCATGAACTGGCCGAAATGCTACGTACTCGCCTACTCGGGAAACGTGAGCGTGAATTGACGATAGTATTTGAGTCATTCGGCTTCAAACACGGCTTACCTATTGATGCAGACTATGTTTTCGACGTTCGTTTCCTGCCTAACCCGCACTGGGATCCAAAACTGCGCCCGATGACCGGTTTGGATCGCCCCGTTGCCGCCTTCCTCGATCGCCATACGGAAGTGCACAATTTTATCTATCAAACCCGCAGCTATCTCGAGCAGTGGCTGCCGATGCTGGAAACCAATAACCGCAGCTATCTAACGGTCGCTATTGGCTGCACCGGTGGTAAACACCGTTCAGTTTATGTTGCTGAACAGCTTGCCGACTATTTCCGCTCCCGTGGCAAAAACGTTCAGTCTCGTCATCGTACGCTGGAAAAACGTAAATAA
- the npr gene encoding PTS phosphocarrier protein NPr, with amino-acid sequence MTVKQTVEIKNKLGMHARPAMKLFELVQSFDAEVMLRNDSGTEAEASSVIALLMLDSAKGRQIEVEATGPDEVSALAAVIELFNSGFDED; translated from the coding sequence ATGACCGTCAAACAGACCGTTGAGATCAAAAACAAGCTGGGCATGCACGCCAGACCGGCGATGAAATTGTTCGAACTGGTGCAAAGTTTTGACGCAGAGGTCATGCTACGCAATGACAGCGGGACAGAAGCCGAAGCCAGCAGCGTGATTGCGCTGCTGATGCTGGATTCTGCCAAAGGCCGCCAGATTGAGGTGGAAGCCACCGGGCCAGACGAAGTGTCTGCGTTGGCCGCAGTGATCGAACTGTTTAATTCCGGCTTCGATGAAGATTGA
- the pyrB gene encoding aspartate carbamoyltransferase, producing the protein MANPLYQKHIISINDLSREELELVLRTAASLKSHPQPELLKHKVIASCFFEASTRTRLSFETAIHRLGASVVGFSDSSNTSLGKKGETLADTLSVISTYVDAIVMRHPQEGAARLGAEFSGNVPVLNAGDGANQHPTQTLLDLFTIQETQGRLDNINIAMVGDLKYGRTVHSLTQALAKFNGNRFFFIAPDALAMPTYILKMLEEKGIQYSLHASIEEVVPELDILYMTRVQKERLDPSEYANVKAQFVLRAADLADARDHLKVLHPLPRIDEITTDVDKTPYAYYFQQAGNGIFARQALLALVLNAELAL; encoded by the coding sequence ATGGCCAATCCGTTGTATCAAAAACACATTATTTCAATTAACGATCTCAGCCGCGAAGAACTGGAACTGGTACTTCGCACCGCCGCCAGCCTGAAAAGCCATCCGCAGCCTGAATTGTTAAAGCATAAAGTGATCGCCAGCTGTTTCTTCGAAGCCTCCACGCGCACTCGTCTGTCCTTTGAAACCGCCATCCACCGCCTGGGTGCCTCCGTCGTGGGTTTTTCCGATAGCAGCAATACTTCGTTAGGCAAGAAAGGGGAAACGCTGGCAGATACCCTCTCCGTTATCAGCACCTACGTTGATGCCATTGTGATGCGCCATCCTCAGGAAGGTGCCGCACGTTTGGGCGCAGAATTCTCCGGCAATGTACCGGTACTGAACGCCGGTGATGGTGCTAACCAGCACCCAACCCAAACCCTGCTGGATCTGTTTACCATTCAGGAAACTCAGGGGCGTCTGGATAATATTAATATCGCGATGGTCGGCGATCTGAAATATGGCCGCACCGTGCATTCACTAACGCAGGCGCTGGCGAAATTTAACGGTAACCGCTTCTTCTTTATCGCCCCAGATGCGTTGGCGATGCCCACTTACATTTTGAAAATGCTGGAAGAAAAAGGCATTCAATACAGCCTGCATGCCAGCATCGAAGAAGTGGTTCCAGAACTGGATATTCTGTATATGACCCGGGTGCAAAAAGAGCGTCTGGACCCATCCGAATATGCCAACGTGAAGGCGCAGTTTGTGCTGCGGGCGGCCGATCTGGCCGACGCGCGCGATCATCTGAAAGTTCTCCACCCGCTGCCGCGTATTGATGAAATCACTACCGATGTAGATAAAACGCCGTATGCCTACTATTTCCAGCAGGCCGGTAACGGAATTTTTGCGCGTCAGGCGCTGTTGGCTCTGGTTTTAAACGCTGAATTGGCTCTTTAA
- the pyrI gene encoding aspartate carbamoyltransferase regulatory subunit, which produces MTQDYKLQVEAIKCGTVIDHIPAQIGFKLLSLFKLTATDQRITIGLNLPSNQLGRKDLIKIENTFLTEQQANQLAMYAPHATVNRIDNYNVVKKLTLSLPDRIDGVLTCPNGNCISRNEPVDSSFQVKALRDEVLLKCKYCEKEFDHQVVMQAD; this is translated from the coding sequence ATGACTCAGGATTACAAACTACAGGTAGAAGCGATCAAATGTGGCACGGTCATTGACCATATTCCAGCACAAATCGGCTTTAAGCTACTGTCTCTGTTCAAACTGACCGCGACCGATCAGCGTATTACCATTGGCCTGAACCTGCCGTCCAATCAACTCGGCCGCAAAGATCTGATCAAGATCGAGAACACTTTCCTGACCGAGCAACAGGCAAACCAACTGGCAATGTATGCGCCACACGCCACGGTTAACCGCATCGATAATTACAATGTGGTGAAGAAGCTGACCCTTAGCCTGCCAGATCGTATTGACGGCGTGCTGACCTGCCCGAACGGTAACTGCATTAGCCGTAACGAACCGGTCGATTCCAGTTTCCAGGTAAAAGCTCTGCGAGATGAAGTGTTGCTGAAGTGCAAATACTGTGAGAAAGAGTTCGACCATCAGGTGGTGATGCAGGCCGATTAA